A window of Syngnathus typhle isolate RoL2023-S1 ecotype Sweden linkage group LG9, RoL_Styp_1.0, whole genome shotgun sequence genomic DNA:
acaaaacctgcTAGGTCATTAAAAGTAATAACGCATCTAGGAATGTTATGTGCGGCTGTAGGTGAAAGTTCCCAGCCTTCATACTGCCAGCagtaactacaaaaaaaaaaaaataggctgtGTTTGAAGTTGTAATGAGTATGTCATTAACCTGatgtgtgggttttctgtcTGTGAAGGCGGGATGGAAAGAAAGCCACGCCACGTTCATGACGGAGCTGAGGAATCTGCAGGCCACCGGACTCACCACCGTGGGCCAGTCACTGAGGACCGCCTTTGACCTACTCAATCTAAATAGACTAGTGACTGGCATTGACAACTACGGGCAGGTAGGTGGCGCTCAAGTGCCACAAGTCCCTAAAACACTCGGACCCCACCCACCCCAACCCCCAGTCCTCCAAGCATCAACCACGTGGATACTGTGACAAAAACACACTCATAATGcctatttaatgtttttcatAACAGATGGGACACCCCTACTTTTCTTCATGAGGTgctaaaatcacacttacatgtaaACGATATAGAATTGGGTCAAACTAtattgaaaaatgttttaaaaaaacttaAATTAGGCAATATGAAAATCTCGGGTTTTCTTCTTTAATGTTTAATGTTAGGTcacaaaaatatgaaaagtgCCTCCTGCACTGTGTCGGGCGAGGAAGATGGGGGGAGAGAGGGCAGTGATTGTGTCCCTCAGTAATAACCACCATGTACTTTATCTTGCATTAGCAACCAAAATGAACTGTTGCTTAGCAACAGTGAAAAGCCAGTTTAACTATCACCTCTAAGCCTCATTAGTGGAAGACGATAAATATCCTGATTGTTTAAGAAGCATTTGGGCTTAAAGAAGTGAAGGTTGCCGCAAAAGCAATgggttcttttttttactgataTCTTGATAGTAGATTCCTTGTTTTACAAATagtggtattaaaaaaaactctttgcTTTGGTTTCTTTGTCTCTGTAGGGAAGGAACCCTTTCTTTCTCGAGCCAGCTATCATTATCGCCATCACCGATGGCAACAAGTTGACCACCACTGGGGGTGTCCAAGATGAGGTCAGTGTTGATAATGTCAAGTGAAAGCCACCATTTTCCATGTAAAAGGCGCACACACAGAAAAATGATTTATGTTGCAGCTCCATCTCCCCCTGACGACGCCCCTGCCGGGCAGCGAGCTGACCAAGGAGCCCTTCCGCTGGGACCAGCGTCTGTTCGCACTAGTGCTGCGCATCCCCGGCCACGCGTCAGTGGAGCCCGATCCGGTCGGCGGCGTCCCGTCCGACGACTCTCCCATCACGCCCATGTGTGAAGTCACTGGAGGTAGGCAGATCTCAAACCTGCGCCTCCAGTTGAGTCATGTGCTTCGAAGCGAAACATCATTCCAGTCGAGACGAACTTTGTGACTGGTTCACCGCCTTGAAGACTCGAAATAAGAACATGTATTTTGttactgtttattttttcaggGCGTTCCTACAGTGTGTTCTCCCAGCGCATGTTGAATCAGTGTCTGGAGTCTCTGGTCCAGAAGATCCAAAGCGGGGTGGTTATTAACTTTGAAAAGACCGGGCCTGACCCTCCCCTGTTGGACGGTGAGTCTCGTCTGGACGTCCTCCTGTGTAGCAAACGAATCTCGCGTAGTAACGTCCTTGAATTTTGGGGTGGGGTCCAGATCCTCCTCCTGAGGCATTAAAGCCTGGCCCGCAGCCTTGGCACTGCTGCCACAAACTCATCTACGTCCGACCCAATCCCAAAACGGGCGTTCCTATCGGACACTGGCCCGTCCCCGAGGCCTTCTGGCCGGATCAGAACTCCCCCACGCTGGTAAGGAACATGAAGCGGTTCAAAACATCAAAATTCCAATCCACTCgatgtttgaatattcacatCTATTGCCCAGCCCCCCCGCTCGGCCCACCCGCACGTTCGCTTCTCCTGCCTGGACGCCGAACCCATGGTGATCGACAAGGTTCCCTTTGACAAATATGAGTTGGAGCCCTCGCCGCTCACTCAGTACATCCTCGAGAGGAAGTCTCCACACACCTGCTGGCAGGTAGCGTGCCCTGCTAGCTCCCTGCAATATAACTTCAACGATTAATTGAAATTCACTTTCCAAAAGGTTGAACCAAAATCTTTGCTCTGAAGCGACGCCAAGTGGACAAAATGAATACCTGCACTTAACATACACCAATCTATatctgattgatttttttttttaacgctctTCAGGTATTTGTTTGCAACAGTGCCAAATACAGTGACCTCGGCCAGCCCTTCGGCTACCTGAAGGCCAGCACGGCGCTCAACTGCGTCAACCTGTTTGTCATGCCCTACAACTACCCCgtacttctgccgcttctgggtGAGACACAAGGCAAAGGAGATGGTGAAGCAAATAGAAAGACAAGAATAGTACAAGTTGTGTTGTTTACCGTAGACGACCTCATCAAAGTGCACAAGTTCAAGCCCACACTCAAGTGGCGGCAGTCCTTTGAGAACTACCTGAAGACGATGCCTCCGTACTACATTGGGGTGGGTACccccaaaaaacacatttttggccGTTTCCTTTGGGTTTTCTGTTTTGTCCGCTGACCTCCTCTTTCCTCTTTATCTTCCTGTCTCTGCAGTCCCTGAAGAAGGCGCTGAGGATCATGGGAGCTCCCAACCTTCTGGCTGACAACATGGAGTACGGCCTGAGTTACAGTGTGGTCTCCTACCTCAAGAAGCTAAGCCAGCAGGTTCGACTCGAATAAGCCAACTCTCTTTGCAGGGTCTGTACTGTTCTCCTATGACACCGTTTACTTCCAGACCAAAATGGAGTACGACCGCCTGATCGCCTCCATCGGGAAGAAGGTGCCGCCTGAGTCAGGCATCAAGGTACGGTGGCGAGGCGGCGGCATCTCGCTAGCACAGCGCAGAGACTTCATCCAGCAACTTCAGAGTCTCTCGGGTGATGCCCCAGCGCCACCTCTTGAGCTCAACCCAAAAGAGTTCCAGGGCTTTCACCTGGCGCTCCTCAACAAGGTCAGCCTATGTCACTTTATTAAATGCACAACTGGTGCGCTCTCTTAACAAACTGCATCGTGAGCCAGCATTAATTGGCTTTGCTGATTTCTTCATGTCGGATGTCCTCTTCAGGGCTTCAAGCCTCAGAGCTTCCGGAACCCTTACGACATTCCCCGAAGTCACTTGCTGGACCAGCTCAGCCGCATGAGGAGAAACTTTCTCAACACCACAGTCTGCACACTACGAGGCTACGACGCAGGTATTCACACTGTCGGTCACCACCAACGTACATCTGAAGTGTACTTAAACGATAACTGTGATGTCCATCTTTCATCTCCTGCTCAGATCAGCTCCACAGCGTTCCCATCGCTCAGATGGGGAATTACCAGGACTTCCTGAAAGCCGCTCCCCAGCCCCTCCGAGACGCCGACCCCGAGCAGCCCAAGCGCCTTCACACCTTTGGCAATCCCTTCAAGCTGGATAAGAAGGTTCGCCCGTTGACCCCATCCCTAAAATCTAGACCTGCCGCTTATAAATCTTTTAACGCGTTTGTTTCGTTTCTCCTCTTATAGGGCATGATGATCGACGAGGCTGACGAGTTTGTGACCAGTCCTCAGAATAAAGGGAAGAGGCCCGCAGACAACAATTTGACGGGCGGCGGACCTAAGAGAAGGCGCTGCATGTCACCCCTGCTGCGCCTAGGTCGGGCCTACACGCCCCCCATTACTCCCCCAGCCAGCCCTCGACCTGACTCAGGTGAGTGAACCCTAGAGGTTGCGAACAAACAATTCTTCTTTTTATGGCAACACGCTCGTTTCAAAATCTTTACAGACGTGGACAACAGCGACGGAGAACCTGATCTGATCATCAaccacctcaaccagaaccacTGCAGCGGCACGGACTCGAGCTCCGACTCGGACACCTTGGATCCCGCTGACCCTCAGGAAAACCACTCTGACTCGCAGGATGGCCAGCAccgggacgaggaggaggaggaggaggaggaggaggagaacagTCAGCtgggtgaggaagaggaggccagGCCAGAAGTGATCCTGGCGGGGGAGCACCATCCCAGGTACCTGTCTCCCACCACTCTGAAGAAACACATCCACAACGAGACCACCAAAGTCAACAACGAGCTCAAGGGGCTCATCACCAAGGAGATCAGGAAGCCCGGAAGACGTATGCAACTTCAGAAatatctctcttttttttttttttttcctaataaaTACTCATTGCTTCTTTTCAGACTATGAAAAGATCTTCTACTTCCTAAAGCAGATCCAAGGCACCTTGGAAACGCGGCTCATCTTCCTCCAAAATATCATTAAAGAGGCAGCCAGGTACCTTTTTGTCTTTTGGTGAAATACAGTGACAACTTGACTTGCAAGATTTTTATAACCGATTCCTGATGAATATATTTCCCCCTTCTTCTTTAGTTGAGAGCAAGCTTGAGatacaaaagtcaaagtcagctttattgtcaatctctccacatgtcacaacacacaaagagaccgaaattacgtttactctatcccacggtgacgagacacctaacacgatagacatacatgtacataCATACACGCTGCACATTTAGGGTGTGCACATTTATGCAATCACATTTTCTTGGTTATTTTTCTACTTACAATCGCGAAAAGATAACATTTTTCAATTGAGTTGTGTAAggttctgtttttttccattctaATCTGTTTTTCCCCATGCGAAGATTCAAGAAGCGCGTTCTGATCGAGCAACTGGAGAATTTGCTGGAGGAAATCCACACCAGGTCCAATAACACCAACCACGTGGATGCACTCTGACCACCGccttgtacccccccccccccccccccaactgaaCTCCTAACCAACCCACTAACAAAGAGGACTTCTATTTTCTATTCGGTGGATTTTCAGCCTGGATGACGTGAGCATTCTCGTATGACGAACGTGACGATTTCCTGTGACGTTTTGGAGCAAACGGGTTGTGGTTTCTGTGAAACCGAATTGCTCAGTCGTCACAGCCGCCAATCCAGAACTTTAAGGAGCACTCGACTGCTCGTGTGACTTTTTATTTAAGCGGCACTTTGAGGGTTTTCTTTCAAATTTGACTCTCCACCAATACAAGCACTCCTTGTTATTGATCCGACAAATAGATCGACAGGACTGATCGGCGGGCAACAGTTGGGCAAGTTGCTTACTGATGATCAACTAATTGATGAATTGAACGAAGGTGACTGATATCTTGGAAAGAAGCCACTGGTGACTGACAGTCTAAGATACTTGATCAACAGATGTTTGACCAAAGGGCGACTGACCGACATCTGCAAATCCATTCACTGGTGACCAATGGACAAATTACTGACTGGCGGTCAAGCAACAGTCGACGAAATGGTTGACCGAAGGGCTACGGACATTTGACAACCAATGGGCGACCAGGTTGACCAACTGATGTCTTGCAAGCAACTGTTTCTAGACTGATGGTCAACCCTTGGGTGACTTTCTACTGACCTGACGGGAAACCAAAGAGCAAACGAGCGGCTGGCAACTGAATGAACTGAAAAAGAAGTGACCGCTGACAAATGACGAAGACTAACTTTGGCGAAAGCTATTGGACTGGTGACCAACGGACAACCTAAGAGCAAATAAATTTAACAACAGGAGACAGTAGATCAAACGATCTACAACCTACTTAAGCTGTGCGTGTCACACGGCGAGCAGAAATCGatgtgattggtcgatggttgattaACAGGGACAAAAAGCTCAGGAAGTGGCATAAAATCTTGAACTCTCACATGCACTTGTGTACAATTGCAGACTTATTTAATGTAATTGAAAACAACGCCTTGTTGTAGATGTGATTTTCTTTGGACAGCTTAAGAAATCTCCAAACCACGCTAACATGAGTTGCTTTGTAATTTCTTTTGGGCGGGCActgcaaaacacaaaaatgtgaTTAGATTTATTTGGCGCGGGTAATGTCATCTCTAGAACCATGCAAAATCAGGACTTGCTTTCCAACTGGGACCAAAATCTGCCAtaggtgtgtttgtttgtttgtttgtttgtttgtttgtttgtttgtttgtgagcaGGCTACCAAAAGAGTATTTTGAATACACTGTAAAGCTGTACATAACTCTAGAGTAATATTTAAAAGATGTTGTCGTGGTGGAGAAAATAATAATGGCCTTTTTGTAAGTATTTCCATGAATAAAAGTCTCTATTTTACACTGTGAATGGCCACCGTCTTAATAAAGTCTTGCTATTGCTAAAGACGTTAATTTTGCTGACTTTCTTCGTCggtcggggaaaaaaaatctgcaagttGCCAATATATTTTTCAATTATATTTAATCAACACATTACTGCGATAAAAAATTGGCTTTTAATTAGTATATAAAATGTTTTAACTTAATATTTTTGTAATTTGGAAAAAGAAATGAGGGTGCcacaaaataaccaaaatacatagcaagtgtaaaaaaatgtattaaaatttTATTTACACACTTACAAAAATATTGTCTCTTTCCGGAAATGCCTGCAAAATAAATACTGTGTGCACGTCACATTAAAAATATCTCAAAACAACTGGTCGGCAGGGTTCGTCACTCTGCCCATGAACAAAATGGATCCTGTTGAGAAATACACAAAGTTGTAACAAATTACTCAAAGGGACATGTTGATGCTAACATAAAAGCTAAAAAAACAAagtgccgttttttttccatctataatgcgcccccatgtataatacgcaccctaaaaatggcatgtcgatgctggaaaaaaacctgtacccatgtataatacgcacccaaattttgactcctacttaagtccgtaaatgtaaaataatttcagaaaaaacatcatctttgggaacaaccgatagcaaactcgatagcgaagaaatgtttcggatttgtgtagggtacattgtgacagcaaacgagcaggtgatcgagcaagcgtctgataggagagcattgtgttcgtatggagtgtgtttgaagtgaacccatgtataatgcgcaccccagattttaggacaataaattagttaaattttgcgcattatacatggaaaaaaacggtacctgttTTAACGTGTCTCAGCAGGAACAGGAACGGCCGGTCTGCCTTGAAGACGGCAGAGCGGGAACGCTTCAGTAACACCATGGCTGAAACATGACATCATTTTGAATTTATTCCAAACAACAAACGGTTCAATTAATGTGGAAATTTACAACAATATAACCATAAATGCTTAAAATATTAGGATAGTCGAATATGTCGTATAGTCAGTAGCTTTGTCACTAACTCTTTGAAAATACAGTTACATCAGTTGCCGTTGATCTTGTGGGGAAAAATAATTTCgcaacaaaaaaagtcaaaataatgttctggcaaaacatgaaaaatcttTTATTTCTTACCTGTGGAGGCAGCCGCCTTGGTCCCTTCCTCCGTGACTTCGATGGCAACGTCATGGAAGGCGTCTGATATGTAGAGCGAGTCCTCGGCTGCGCACACAAATAACCAGTCGGCTTTTTAGAACCGCTCTCAGACATGTTCGCATAACCGGACACAGACCTGAAATCCCAGAAAAGTCAGCGTTCGACGGGTTGAAGGCGTCTGCGATTCCCATGGCAGGAAGTGTGGACTTCAAGTTCAACTTTTTCTGCATTTTGAACCTAAACATGCACAAATTATGACAACCGAGAAAAAGGTTTGTCCTAATGACAATGCCCAGCGATTGGTCACCTGGGTAGGAAGACGTCCATCTTGGTCCTGCGTAGACCGGCCTGCCAGGAGGCCACGTGGCGAAAGCTCAGCTGAGCCTCCAGAGAAGACAGTGGGCTCTTGCGGTCCACAGGGAGGACCACTTGGAGGCTCAGGGACATTCCAGAGTAGGGAAGATCCAGGACCGAGTACCTTTGGTTAAACGGTGTTAGGAACTGACCTGAGCAGGAACAGAAATGTCTCAATTTTAGACTTGCAGCAAAAATAGCATAGCCACCAAGGTTATTATAGTTAAAGAAATCACAGAAATTGACAGCAAGATGTTCCGTACCAAAGTAGACCTCAGCAGACTGATGCATCATGGGCACTTTGACTGTGGTGCCGTCCAAGAGCAGAAACTGGAGGTTGTGCGTGTTGACAGTGTGAAACTGTTTTTGCCAAGTGCCCTTGAATGCAACTCTACTCAACAGTGCCATCTGCTGGCCGGATGGCCATAATGTTGACGATGTCGATAGTGACGTCAACGATGTTGAGGCTTCAGCCTGTTGAACTTCACCAGACCCAGATAAATCTCCGCTACTGCTTCCTGCCTGTAGTGGGAGCCATGCCTCATCTGCACACAAGTAACAATTGCGCATGCTCGGTACTGAACGTGTTTCTATGACAACCAAAAGATGCCGATTGTTAGCAATTAGCCTGTTTACCATTACATGTTAATTATTAGCATTACCTCTGTGCGAGTCGTTCTGCTGCTGGTGATCTCTCATCACACTGACGTCAGGCCAGGTTTCAACATTATGTTCAAATCGGGCAGCTAGTTTAATGCTGCTTTGCACCAACAGGACGCACGTCTGCTGTAGCCACGCCTCCTTTGACGCCATTGGATTGCTGCTGCTGTTCACCTCGCCTTGCCACTGCTGCAGGAGCTCTCGAACGTGAGCATCTACGAACAAACACACGAAATTCAGCCGCTGAAATCATTTTCTCTgagcaaaacatttcaattgTAGTCATTGCGTGTGGGCGGAGCATGTCGTTAGACTTAGTTGACTGGCAGCTCTCGGCCCGCTTGTAATTAACCACGGTGACCTCTTAACCCGGCAGCTTCCAAGCAGGCGTGTGTATAATGAGATTAGCCGGGCGGTGCGTGGAGGCAGGTATCACAGCTTCGAACCCTCCTTGGGCGAGCTGCAACCCCGCCGCTCCACACCGCCTGGCACCAATGGGGCCGGCCGGTCTGTGCCGCACCGTTGACGTCGTAGCCAAGGCCGGCTTCCAGCTGAGCTCTGGTGTTGCCCCGGGCACCCAGTTGCAGGAGGCCCAGGGCGGCCGCCACGCCGGACGGCGACACCACCAGGTTGGTGTCGACGCGGCCCTCAGACACGGCACGGTACAAGGCCATGGCGAAGTTGCCCTGCCGGTGCCTCAGGCCGGCCTGCAGGCCGCTGGTGCTGTGGACCGGTGACGCCAGGCAGAGTAAAGCCAAAATCGCACAAGCAGGCAGACAACACATCTCAGTGTTCAAAGGTTCTGGAAAAGGAGAACAAAAACTCCACATGGACCTTTTACTATTGACATGCAAGGAGTGTGCAAAAGTATTGGATCAGAGCACGATATAACTTTGAAAATAATCAATTTTCTCCCAACACATAAGCTAAtaaccaattcctttttttctatacaagagtattttcttattttgctcACCTTAATAACAATAAACTCTTTTGACTGTGGAGCTAATGAACTTATTGTCCTGACTGCTGATCATACAAATGATCATTTGCATGAGATGCAATGAATGAAAGGCGTACCTGTGAGTGTTGGGATGCTTCCTGCTTGCAGTCGTCTGCTTGAGTTATGAAACCACTTAAAAGGGGGAACCCTCAGCTCCGAGCTGCTGCTGAGGCTGCCAGCGGCGGCGGACTCTGGTGGTGACGTCCGTACCACCGACTTCCGTACCAGCCGCCCACCCGCCGGCCGGGGGTGCGCGCCCTGCTCCACAGCCGCAGGGAGCCGCCGGGTGGGCGGAGCTGTCATAAAAGCCCCCGCCCTCATGTTCATGACCCCTCCCTCCTCCGCAGAATCCACTCACACAAATTTCAGAACATAATatactgttgttggttttttgtcCACATTGAAAAGTCTTT
This region includes:
- the ints6 gene encoding integrator complex subunit 6 isoform X2, which codes for MPVLLFLVDTSASMNQRSHLGTTYLDIAKGAVETFMKLRGRDPASRGDRYMLVNYEDIPFGIKAGWKESHATFMTELRNLQATGLTTVGQSLRTAFDLLNLNRLVTGIDNYGQGRNPFFLEPAIIIAITDGNKLTTTGGVQDELHLPLTTPLPGSELTKEPFRWDQRLFALVLRIPGHASVEPDPVGGVPSDDSPITPMCEVTGGRSYSVFSQRMLNQCLESLVQKIQSGVVINFEKTGPDPPLLDDPPPEALKPGPQPWHCCHKLIYVRPNPKTGVPIGHWPVPEAFWPDQNSPTLPPRSAHPHVRFSCLDAEPMVIDKVPFDKYELEPSPLTQYILERKSPHTCWQVFVCNSAKYSDLGQPFGYLKASTALNCVNLFVMPYNYPVLLPLLDDLIKVHKFKPTLKWRQSFENYLKTMPPYYIGSLKKALRIMGAPNLLADNMEYGLSYSVVSYLKKLSQQTKMEYDRLIASIGKKVPPESGIKVRWRGGGISLAQRRDFIQQLQSLSGDAPAPPLELNPKEFQGFHLALLNKGFKPQSFRNPYDIPRSHLLDQLSRMRRNFLNTTVCTLRGYDADQLHSVPIAQMGNYQDFLKAAPQPLRDADPEQPKRLHTFGNPFKLDKKGMMIDEADEFVTSPQNKGKRPADNNLTGGGPKRRRCMSPLLRLGRAYTPPITPPASPRPDSDVDNSDGEPDLIINHLNQNHCSGTDSSSDSDTLDPADPQENHSDSQDGQHRDEEEEEEEEEENSQLGEEEEARPEVILAGEHHPRYLSPTTLKKHIHNETTKVNNELKGLITKEIRKPGRHYEKIFYFLKQIQGTLETRLIFLQNIIKEAARFKKRVLIEQLENLLEEIHTRSNNTNHVDAL
- the ints6 gene encoding integrator complex subunit 6 isoform X1, translated to MPVLLFLVDTSASMNQRSHLGTTYLDIAKGAVETFMKVLYWRDPSRSARVTFPLFFLAQPVNNNNKKSPTLGSKSSLLSPQLRGRDPASRGDRYMLVNYEDIPFGIKAGWKESHATFMTELRNLQATGLTTVGQSLRTAFDLLNLNRLVTGIDNYGQGRNPFFLEPAIIIAITDGNKLTTTGGVQDELHLPLTTPLPGSELTKEPFRWDQRLFALVLRIPGHASVEPDPVGGVPSDDSPITPMCEVTGGRSYSVFSQRMLNQCLESLVQKIQSGVVINFEKTGPDPPLLDDPPPEALKPGPQPWHCCHKLIYVRPNPKTGVPIGHWPVPEAFWPDQNSPTLPPRSAHPHVRFSCLDAEPMVIDKVPFDKYELEPSPLTQYILERKSPHTCWQVFVCNSAKYSDLGQPFGYLKASTALNCVNLFVMPYNYPVLLPLLDDLIKVHKFKPTLKWRQSFENYLKTMPPYYIGSLKKALRIMGAPNLLADNMEYGLSYSVVSYLKKLSQQTKMEYDRLIASIGKKVPPESGIKVRWRGGGISLAQRRDFIQQLQSLSGDAPAPPLELNPKEFQGFHLALLNKGFKPQSFRNPYDIPRSHLLDQLSRMRRNFLNTTVCTLRGYDADQLHSVPIAQMGNYQDFLKAAPQPLRDADPEQPKRLHTFGNPFKLDKKGMMIDEADEFVTSPQNKGKRPADNNLTGGGPKRRRCMSPLLRLGRAYTPPITPPASPRPDSDVDNSDGEPDLIINHLNQNHCSGTDSSSDSDTLDPADPQENHSDSQDGQHRDEEEEEEEEEENSQLGEEEEARPEVILAGEHHPRYLSPTTLKKHIHNETTKVNNELKGLITKEIRKPGRHYEKIFYFLKQIQGTLETRLIFLQNIIKEAARFKKRVLIEQLENLLEEIHTRSNNTNHVDAL
- the serpine3 gene encoding probable serpin E3 produces the protein MCCLPACAILALLCLASPVHSTSGLQAGLRHRQGNFAMALYRAVSEGRVDTNLVVSPSGVAAALGLLQLGARGNTRAQLEAGLGYDVNDAHVRELLQQWQGEVNSSSNPMASKEAWLQQTCVLLVQSSIKLAARFEHNVETWPDVSVMRDHQQQNDSHRDEAWLPLQAGSSSGDLSGSGEVQQAEASTSLTSLSTSSTLWPSGQQMALLSRVAFKGTWQKQFHTVNTHNLQFLLLDGTTVKVPMMHQSAEVYFGQFLTPFNQRYSVLDLPYSGMSLSLQVVLPVDRKSPLSSLEAQLSFRHVASWQAGLRRTKMDVFLPRFKMQKKLNLKSTLPAMGIADAFNPSNADFSGISAEDSLYISDAFHDVAIEVTEEGTKAAASTAMVLLKRSRSAVFKADRPFLFLLRHVKTGSILFMGRVTNPADQLF